GCCAGACGAGGCGCGGCTTGTCCAAGGGCGAGGCCGGCGGCACGGCGTCCTCGCCTTCACTTTGCGAAAGAACCGCGCGATAGGCCTGCCACAGGTAGCGCGCCGGCAGGGTGACGTCCATCGCCGCGGCGATGCCGGCGCCCTCGGGCGGGTCGGCGGCCAGCGCCAGCTTCAGCCACTGGCTGATGCCGTTGCTCTGCACCAGGATCACCTCGTCTTCGAGTGGCCCCAGTGGGTGGGTTCGCAGCCACTCCACCGCCAGGTCGCGCAGTGCCTCCAGGCGGTTGCCATGAATCACCATGAAGCCGGGAGTGAGCTCGGTTCCCTGGGAGAGACTGAGGGGCATGGCGATTCCTTCGCGTGATCGGGCAGAAGGGCCATGGTGCCGCAAATCGCCTTGGACTTGCATCCTTAGGAACCTGGAACCCGTCCCTGAGGCACCTCAGGCGCTGTTGTCGACGGGCTTCGGAGATTCGCCTGATTTTGCGGGCCGTCGCATTGACGCCGCCCGTTTCCCCGCCTAGGACATCGGTATCGCCTGGCGTTGCGGGGGCAGGATCGCGGCGGGTTGGTCAGCGATGGTCAGGCGCGTCCCGGCGAGCAGGCTGCATCGGCCCGGCCCGGATAAGCAAGAAAAGTAAAGAAAAGGAAAAAAAAAGAAAGGAGGACATCATGAAGACGACAGCGAGACACTGGTTACTGGGGGTTTGCCTGATCGGCGGCGCCGGCACGGCATCGGCCGCTGACCTGACCGGCGTCTATTGCGATGCCCAGGGGAACGACACCCTGATCGTCGATGATCAGGGGGACAGCGTCCGCTTCGAACTCAGCTCCTGGCAGGGTGGTGGGCATCACTGTGGCACCGGTCGGCAGACAGCGGTGCGCCGCGGTGATCATTTCGAGGTGACGGACGGTGCCTGTACCCTGACGCTGGCCGGCGACGACGCCTTCATCCTGCTCGAGGCATCCCCGTCCGATGGCTGCACGCGCCAGTATTGCGGCGCCCGGGCCAGCCTCACCAGCCTGCGCCTGCCGCTGTCGAGTCGCACCCCCTTGCCGATGGCCTTCGAGGACATCTCGCTGATGGAAACGCTGCTCTGTCAGTAGCTGCTCTGCCAGTCGGCAGCGATGCCCCGTTCCCGTCTAAGTCAGACAGCCTGATGGCCACACGATCGCCACCGTGGCGGGTGGTCGTTTGAAGGGCTTCTTCCAAGTCTAAGGGCTTATTCCAGCTCGAAGGGCTCATTCCAGTTCGAAGGGGATCTCGCCGGCCTCATGGGCGAGCAGCCATTGCTTGCGGCCGATGCCGCCGGCATAGCCGGTGAGGCGCCCGTCGCTGCCGATCACCCGGTGGCAGGGCACCACGATGGCTAGCGGATTCTTGCCATTGGCAGCGCCCACCGCGCGCTGGCCGCCGCGGCAGTGAAGCTGCTCGGCGATCTCGGCGTAGCAGCGGGTCTCGCCGAAGGGAATGGTGGCAAGCGCCTGCCAGACTCGCTGCTGGAAGTCGGTGCCACGGGGCGCCAGGGGCAGGTCGAAGGTCTGGCGCAGGCCGTCGAAGTATTCCTCGAGCTGGGCGCGGGCGCGGTCGGTCAGCGCGTTGGGACGGGGCGACTCGTCTGCCTCCCCTTCGGTGACGAAGACGATCTCGGTGAGGCCCGCGTCGCTGGCGCGCAGACGAATCAGGCCCAGGGCGTCGGTTTCCGGCGGCCGGTAATAGTCGAGGGCCTGATCGTCGAGCAGATCGGCCCGGGATTCACCGACATGATCGACGGGCCGATTCTCGCGATAGTCATCCAGAAGGGCATCCGGTTGATCAAAGAGGGAGCGGGAGACAGCGGGGGCAGAGGACATGGTGGTGGCTCCTGAGGCGGTCGTGCCTTAGCCGCGCGGAGGCAGATGCAGAGGAAGGCGCAGGGCGAGGCACGGGAAACGGCACTACCGAGACCATAGCGGAAATCGGCGTCCCTTGCTGACAGACATTCTGCTCCTGGTGGGCGGCGGCGGGGAATGTTGGCCGCGCGAACCTGTCCCTGTAGGGTAGGCGAGCCCGTTATTGAGGAGGCGTCATGTTCCCGAGCTTTTCCCTTCGCTATGCGCAGCTGCCCGCGCGCATGAGTGCCGAGTGTGACCCGACGCCGGTGGCGGCTCCGCGCCTGGTCGCCTTCAATCATGCCCTCGCAGGCGAGCTCGGTTTCGATGCGGCCGCCTTCGATGCCGGCG
The genomic region above belongs to Halomonas sp. YLGW01 and contains:
- a CDS encoding methylated-DNA--[protein]-cysteine S-methyltransferase produces the protein MSSAPAVSRSLFDQPDALLDDYRENRPVDHVGESRADLLDDQALDYYRPPETDALGLIRLRASDAGLTEIVFVTEGEADESPRPNALTDRARAQLEEYFDGLRQTFDLPLAPRGTDFQQRVWQALATIPFGETRCYAEIAEQLHCRGGQRAVGAANGKNPLAIVVPCHRVIGSDGRLTGYAGGIGRKQWLLAHEAGEIPFELE